In one window of Frigoriglobus tundricola DNA:
- a CDS encoding cob(I)yrinic acid a,c-diamide adenosyltransferase: MVFLSRIYTKSGDGGETGLGDGSRVPKDAARVAAYGEVDELNAVLGLVTANCPDCPGGALLRCIQNDLFDVGADLCVPQADGEEPGKGLRVVAAQYERLERAIDRLNEGLEPLRSFILPGGSPAAAWLHLARTVCRRAERSVVTLARAEKVNPHALIYLNRLSDFLFVLSRVANDGGKGDVLWVPGANRDG, translated from the coding sequence ATGGTGTTTCTCTCGCGCATTTACACGAAATCCGGCGACGGCGGCGAGACGGGGCTGGGCGACGGGTCCCGCGTGCCGAAGGACGCGGCCCGTGTCGCCGCTTACGGCGAAGTGGACGAGTTGAACGCCGTGCTGGGGCTCGTCACCGCGAATTGCCCGGACTGTCCCGGGGGCGCGCTCCTGCGCTGCATTCAGAACGACCTCTTCGACGTGGGCGCCGACCTGTGTGTGCCCCAAGCGGACGGCGAGGAGCCGGGTAAGGGGCTCCGAGTGGTCGCGGCGCAGTACGAGCGGTTGGAGCGCGCGATCGACCGACTCAACGAGGGACTGGAACCGCTCCGGAGTTTCATTCTTCCGGGCGGCTCGCCGGCCGCGGCGTGGCTTCATCTGGCGCGGACGGTGTGCCGGCGTGCCGAGCGGTCCGTGGTGACGTTGGCGCGCGCCGAGAAGGTGAACCCGCACGCGTTGATCTACTTGAACCGCCTGAGCGACTTCTTGTTCGTGCTGTCCCGCGTCGCCAACGACGGCGGAAAGGGCGACGTGCTGTGGGTGCCGGGCGCCAACCGGGACGGGTGA